The following DNA comes from Candidatus Methylacidiphilum fumarolicum.
CATCCAAGCAGTTTATTCTACGAATTTCTTCAATCAATCGATTCTGATAGGTATGAAATTCTTTTTCTAGGTTGGATAAATGGAGTTGTGTCTTTTTTAGGCTTTCTGCAGAATCGAATGGAGTCGGCTCTTTTTCAATAACGACTTTGAGTTGTTCGATAGTAGAACTTGTTTTTGGAGTCTTGATTGGGCTTTGTATACTACTGACTGTTTTTTCTTGGGCACTCAGTTGTTTTATTTTGTTGAGCTCTTCTTCTTTTTGTTGTAAGGCTTCTTTTTCTTTTTGCAGGAGCTGTAGTTGCTCATTCAGAATCTTGAGCTGATGATCCTGTTCAGAAAGAAATTCCTTTAATGAGTTGAAAGTAAGGGATAGATCCAGTGGTTCTTCTAAGGGGAGCTTTGTGAGAACAGAAAGATTGCGGCAGAACTCTTTTTCTTTTTCTTCCAAGTCTTTTATTTTTTCAGCAAGCTCAGTAGCTTCTTTTTCTTTTTCTTTAAATTGAATTCTTAGGATTGCACTTTCCTGAATATTGGTCTCCAGCTCCTTTATTTTTCTAGAAAGATTTTCTTTTTCTTTTCTTAATTTTTCATTTCTTACAATGGCTTCGATTCCTTCTCCAAGTCGCATAAAAAAAGAACGAACGACATCGATCTCTTCTTTTTTAAGATCGAACAAAGGTTTTAAAGGCTCAGCTATTTCTTTGCCTACGGCCAGGACACCAAGTCCATAGCCATGCAGAAAATGGAAGTAGGGATAGGATTCTTTTATTTCTTCCCAATACAACCAGCTTCCATAGTCTTTTCCCCGGGCATTGGTGCCATGGAGGAGAACAATGCCTCGGTCACTCATCTTCGGCAGCCATTTTTCGAAATTATGACGAACGGAAGGATAGGTTGAAGATCCATCGATATGCAGGAGGTCTATGGAGCCATCTTTGAAAAAGTCCAGTGCGTCATCGAAGCTAGTGGACAGGAGTTTTGAAAAAGAACCGTAGCGAGGATAATGATAAGCTTCGAGCAGTTCTTGCTCTTCTTTTTCTACCGGAGGCGTATTTTCATCCCCATTCCAGTGATCAATGCCATAACAGGCGGTGGGATAGTGTAAATATTTAACGGCCTGACAAAAAGCACAGTATGAGTCAAGTTTATAGAGACCAATTTCAACGAAGAGCTGGGGTGCAGCAGCGGCTGTCACCCAAAATGCAAAAGGGATGTGGCTATGCCAGGCCGAATCAGGGGTGAGTCTTTCAGGATAAAGAGAAAGGATAGGATGACAAAATGGGTTTAAAGTATTCGCAGTCATGAAAGCAACACCGCTATTTTTTTAATTCATAATAATCGGGTGAGGCAAGTCTATATGCGAATTTTTTTAAATCAACAAAGTGTGCAAAACTGAATTTTGACAAAGGCTTATGGAGATAACAATACTGGACAGTGGAGCTTCCGCAGTAAGGACTTCAAAGTGACTTTTTTCAAGCCGATTCCAGTCATAGAAAAAATCAGCAAACCTATTTTTTCTTCAGCAATAGTAGAGACAAGAGCCATTGGATCTTTCCCTAAGCCTTCAATAACGGAAAGTTGAGCCATGTCGCTAGCCAGCTCTTCGATGTAATTTTTTTGGGTAGAGGACAGGCTCCCATTGAAGACAAAGAGTGTCAGCGCGCCGTTAAACTTTTTTGCGAGGTTTGCGGCAAAAGTAAGAATGGGAAGGAAATCTTTGGAAGGATTGATCAATACTCCAAAGGGTGGTTCCAGGGGTTTGTCGGATGGAAGGAAAAGCACGGGTTTTTTGGCTTCTTCTAGCAATTGAAAAAGGGGGTCTTCATAAAAAGATAGAAAATTAGAAAAGGGTCCTTTTTGAGAGACGATGATGAGATCACAGTTTTTTGCTGCTTCGATGAGTTCCATCCAGAGGAAACCTCGAGCGGTCTGAAAGGACCAGGGAATGTTGAGTTCTTTGGCAATGGCTGCTATTTGTTGTTCCATTTGGTTTGCCATTGTTCGAAATCTTCTAAGAAGGGATTCAGGTTCTAAGGATCTTGTTAGAGCTGAATGGATCTCTGTTTCAAAGGCAAAAGGCAGAGAGCTAAGTCTTAGAAGATTGAGATCCTCAATGAATAGACCTAAAAGTTCTGCTCTAAACTTTGAGGCCAGCAAGGCTGCCATTCTAAGTGAAAACGGCACATTTTCGAAAAGAAGGATTTTACTTATCATTTTTTTCTTCTGCAGCTATGCTCGCAGCTTTTTGGTCTGGAGAAGTAAATTTTTGAGCCCGTTTCGCAAATTGGGATAGCTTTGCTTCAACCTTTCCATTGATACTTTCTGGCGGATATTTTCCTTGAGCGTCCCTCTCTCCGGCCGGTATTCCAGTAAGAATTTCCATCGCCTCATCAATTGTTTTCACCGCATATATCTTAAAGAGTCCTTTTTCCACAGCTTCCAGTACCTCCTCTTTCAAAACGAGGTGTTGAAGGTTGGACGAGGGGATAATGACCCCATTGTTCCCATCGAATCCCCTGACAGAGCAGGTGTCAAAGAACCCTTCAATTTTTTCATTCACCCCTCCAATGGCTTGGATTTCTCCAAGCTGATTGATTGACCCGGTAATAGCAATGGATTGATAAATGGGATACTCGGAAAGGGCAGAAAGAAGAGCACATAGTTCCGCTGCTGAAGCACTATCCCCTTCTACAAGGGAGTAGGATTGTTCGAAAGCAAGTGTGGCACTTAGCGATAGAGGTTCCTCTGGCAAATACCTGCCTGCCAGAAGACCAGAAAGAATAAGAACTCCTTTCGAATGGATAGGACCACTTAATTTGACTTCTCTTTCTATATCAATGACATGCCCGTTGCCAAATCTAACTCTGGCGGTGATTTTTGTTGGATAGCCAAACATAAAATTCCCCATATCTATTACGGCTAGCCCATTGACTTGCCCTACCTTCCTTCCTTTGGTCTCAACGAGTAGGATTTGGCGCTGGATCGACTCTTTTAATTGTTCCTCTACCCGGTTGATCCTTTTATAAGAAGATATAATAGCGGATTGCACATGTCCTGCAGAAATTAATGGAGCATTTTCTTTTTTTCTCCAGTACTCACTTTCTTCTAAAAGATCGAGGATTTTTCGTATATTTAGGGAAAATTTCTTTGCATCCTGAGAAAATCTCAAGCTCTGCTTAACAATCAGCCGTAGTGCCGACTTTTCGAGTGGAGCTATGCCCTGGCTTTGGCAGAGGGAAGCAATTAGTTGACAGTAGGGAAGAAGATTTTGAGGAGAGGCATCGAATTCTTCGCTGAAATCAGCGGTGATTTTGAAGAGGTCTTTGAACTCAGGGTCAAATTGATAGAGCAGGTAATAGATCAACCGATCACCGATCAGGATAACCTTTAGATTTAAAGGAATAGGTTGTGGTTCTAAGGATACCGTGCTCAATAATCCCAAAGCTTCTCCTAAAGGCTCTATTTTAATCTGTTGGCTGCGTAAGGCCCGTTTTAGTCCTTCCCAAGAATAGGGATGAGAAAGAACCCGTAAAGCATCCACAATAAGATAGCCTCCATTGGAACGGTGTAAGGCTCCCGGACGTATCAGTGTGAAATCAGTGAGGAGGGCGCCCATTTGAGCGATATGTTCAATTCGGCCGGTGAGGTTTACAAAGGTAGGATTATCTTCGAAGACGATGGGGATGCCTTTGGATTTAGAATGATCAATGATAACGTTGACCTTATAGCGCCTAAGAAAATATTCCATCGATTGGCTTGGTCCAGACATACCAGGAATGGGAGGGCCCTCAGATTCCCGAGGCAGACGGAAATTTTCAGCGTTTTTTAAGACATCTTTTTGGATTTCCTCCAGATGAAGTAACACCGCCTCCATTTTTTTGTATTTAGCTTTCAGCTCCTCAAACAAACTGGAAACTAACCCCTGAATATAACTCCGGTTGAGTTCTCGCAATTTGTTCTGAGCTTCTTTCCTCCACTTTGGAATCTGTCTGAGAATAGCCGTGAGTTCTTCTTGCAGCTTTCGAATGGCTGCTTCTATCCTTCTTTTTTCTTCTTCAGGCAACGCGTTGTATTTCTCTGGATCAAGAACTTCTCCCCCCTTAAAAGGAGCAAAAGCAATGCCAGCTGGTGTCTGCAGAAGGGCGATCCCTTCTTTTTGAGCCCTTTCCCTAAGTTGATTAAGGGCTTCTTCCCGCCGATCAAGAAATTCTTGTTCAATTTCTTGAGCTCTCGTTCTATATTCGTCGCTTTCAAAGATAGAGGGAATTCCTATCTTCAGATCGTCGACAACTCTAGCCATATCTTCAGCAAATTCTGAAGCTTTCCCAGCTGCAAACGCTAAGGCTTTGGGCTTGTTTTCCTCTTCAAAATTAAACACGTAACACCAATCAGAAGGCAAAGGCCCCGTTGCAGCGCGTTCTTGCAAAATCTTTTCTAAAAAAGCTTTTTTACCTATTCCAGGAGGTCCCATGACAAAAATGTTATAACCCGGTTTAGAAACGGATAAGCCAAAGTCAAAGGCATCATAGGCCCTTTGTTGTCCAATGAAATGGATCCCAACAGGAATCTCTGCGGTTGACTCATAGGGAATGTGTTGAAAATCTAACTGTATGTCTATTTGTTCTCTAGTAAGGGGGGCTGGTGAAGACATAATGGCTATTCAATAGATTCAATGCGTGTAAAAGAAAGACAAAAATCATAAAAATTTTTTGCTTTTTACCTTTTCTCGATTGGTTTTTTTCATTATTAAGTATCATGCTTAAATCAAGAGAAATACAAAAGCTTAGTTTTATCTTTTTTAGTCTTCTTCTTTTGAGCTCGCCGGTTCTAGCCAAAACGAGTTTTTTTCCTGCTCCGAAGCCGGAACGGCATGGCCCCGGGAGTGTTCGATCAAAACCTCAAATCCTCTCCCTTGTGATAGATGGGA
Coding sequences within:
- a CDS encoding universal stress protein; this translates as MISKILLFENVPFSLRMAALLASKFRAELLGLFIEDLNLLRLSSLPFAFETEIHSALTRSLEPESLLRRFRTMANQMEQQIAAIAKELNIPWSFQTARGFLWMELIEAAKNCDLIIVSQKGPFSNFLSFYEDPLFQLLEEAKKPVLFLPSDKPLEPPFGVLINPSKDFLPILTFAANLAKKFNGALTLFVFNGSLSSTQKNYIEELASDMAQLSVIEGLGKDPMALVSTIAEEKIGLLIFSMTGIGLKKVTLKSLLRKLHCPVLLSP
- a CDS encoding class I SAM-dependent methyltransferase, giving the protein MTANTLNPFCHPILSLYPERLTPDSAWHSHIPFAFWVTAAAAPQLFVEIGLYKLDSYCAFCQAVKYLHYPTACYGIDHWNGDENTPPVEKEEQELLEAYHYPRYGSFSKLLSTSFDDALDFFKDGSIDLLHIDGSSTYPSVRHNFEKWLPKMSDRGIVLLHGTNARGKDYGSWLYWEEIKESYPYFHFLHGYGLGVLAVGKEIAEPLKPLFDLKKEEIDVVRSFFMRLGEGIEAIVRNEKLRKEKENLSRKIKELETNIQESAILRIQFKEKEKEATELAEKIKDLEEKEKEFCRNLSVLTKLPLEEPLDLSLTFNSLKEFLSEQDHQLKILNEQLQLLQKEKEALQQKEEELNKIKQLSAQEKTVSSIQSPIKTPKTSSTIEQLKVVIEKEPTPFDSAESLKKTQLHLSNLEKEFHTYQNRLIEEIRRINCLDAKRLEQQCKMYRKTAKKNSFFACLFNPKAREENKLFEKVLQLNLFDPDFYVLQAPDVPKEEALRHYIREGYMADLNPNPYFDTAFYIKQNPEVTQQNINPLIHYIEEGAINRKNPSPYFDTQYYLEQYPEVAEQQLNPLSHFLIQGRKEGRLSRPILKIGSRMRPNLLLREASNNPPCPVCGKELPIKISSTPSHDQILCPYCHSKELDFELSNKLIEELNLPAKSLKEATESLQQTKLLLLGLSKPMQEILSGCKEAFSSPTLQLQSHEPLPSESFDIGVGALPETFSYDNNPIFDQIFMALKPAAKFIFSLPLYASIPLTEKEKEAAEQANMTLSQALTNETKPTPIAFQILEKLKESGFQLIKPSEVNPDLPLPRVIVMVKKSV
- a CDS encoding Lon protease family protein, giving the protein MSSPAPLTREQIDIQLDFQHIPYESTAEIPVGIHFIGQQRAYDAFDFGLSVSKPGYNIFVMGPPGIGKKAFLEKILQERAATGPLPSDWCYVFNFEEENKPKALAFAAGKASEFAEDMARVVDDLKIGIPSIFESDEYRTRAQEIEQEFLDRREEALNQLRERAQKEGIALLQTPAGIAFAPFKGGEVLDPEKYNALPEEEKRRIEAAIRKLQEELTAILRQIPKWRKEAQNKLRELNRSYIQGLVSSLFEELKAKYKKMEAVLLHLEEIQKDVLKNAENFRLPRESEGPPIPGMSGPSQSMEYFLRRYKVNVIIDHSKSKGIPIVFEDNPTFVNLTGRIEHIAQMGALLTDFTLIRPGALHRSNGGYLIVDALRVLSHPYSWEGLKRALRSQQIKIEPLGEALGLLSTVSLEPQPIPLNLKVILIGDRLIYYLLYQFDPEFKDLFKITADFSEEFDASPQNLLPYCQLIASLCQSQGIAPLEKSALRLIVKQSLRFSQDAKKFSLNIRKILDLLEESEYWRKKENAPLISAGHVQSAIISSYKRINRVEEQLKESIQRQILLVETKGRKVGQVNGLAVIDMGNFMFGYPTKITARVRFGNGHVIDIEREVKLSGPIHSKGVLILSGLLAGRYLPEEPLSLSATLAFEQSYSLVEGDSASAAELCALLSALSEYPIYQSIAITGSINQLGEIQAIGGVNEKIEGFFDTCSVRGFDGNNGVIIPSSNLQHLVLKEEVLEAVEKGLFKIYAVKTIDEAMEILTGIPAGERDAQGKYPPESINGKVEAKLSQFAKRAQKFTSPDQKAASIAAEEKNDK